A section of the Lathamus discolor isolate bLatDis1 chromosome 6, bLatDis1.hap1, whole genome shotgun sequence genome encodes:
- the WDR89 gene encoding WD repeat-containing protein 89 isoform X2: protein MTAVEKIEEQLASLSIAKRSTLLEEPAYLLDIDVSKPAQSESSRFVAVSCSNKSIRVYNRETLSFLREYSNHPGILNGVRFAHTCDSTVFSACSDGTVKCWDIRLSTQKAVQVFHGYPSNVLISFDVNCSDTILCAGTEKVEKDTFLVFWDARGVANCASTSKEPLGVYSESHNDDITKICFHPVKPNLVVSGSTDGLVNVFDINKDNEDDALISTCNSDSSVSFIGWSGKDYEQVYCVTHDEGFCWWDIAQLDTEDPITLLHVVDVREAVHPENNSLHYLVGGLYHEKADKLFLIGGTSRGNIHLMSCSTDGLTLVGTLCRGHSAPVRSFCWNLTDESLLTGGEDAQLLLWKPGAAERALAKKASMKIASSVQKRVRVHKSSLKSRKR from the coding sequence ATGACAGCAGTGGAGAAGATTGAGGAGCAGCTTGCTAGTCTAAGCATAGCAAAACGTTCTACGCTACTTGAGGAGCCTGCTTACTTGCTGGATATAGATGTTTCCAAACCAGCTCAATCTGAAAGCAGTCGCTTTGTGGCAGTTTCATGTTCCAATAAGTCAATTAGGGTCTATAACAGGGAAACATTAAGCTTCCTGCGGGAGTACAGTAACCATCCTGGGATACTTAATGGAGTCCGATTTGCACACACGTGTGACAGCACAGTGTTTTCAGCGTGCAGTGATGGTACAGTGAAGTGTTGGGATATTCGTTTATCAACTCAGAAAGCTGTGCAGGTATTCCATGGCTATCCTTCCAACGTTCTCATCAGTTTTGATGTCAACTGCAGTGATACCATACTTTGTGCTGGAACAGAAAAAGTCGAAAAGGACACATTTCTGGTGTTTTGGGATGCAAGAGGTGTTGCTAACTGCGCCAGCACAAGTAAAGAACCCTTGGGAGTCTACTCTGAAAGTCACAATGATGATATCACTAAAATTTGCTTTCATCCTGTCAAACCCAATTTGGTAGTTTCTGGGTCAACCGATGGGTTGGTTAATGTGTTTGACATTAACAAGGATAATGAAGATGATGCTTTGATATCAACTTGCAATTCAGATTCATCAGTAAGTTTTATTGGCTGGTCTGGGAAAGATTATGAACAGGTCTACTGCGTGACACATGATGAGGGATTTTGTTGGTGGGACATAGCTCAGCTAGATACTGAAGACCCAATAACACTATTGCATGTTGTAGATGTCAGAGAGGCAGTCCATCCTGAAAACAACAGCTTACATTACCTGGTAGGTGGCTTGTACCACGAAAAGGCAGACAAACTCTTCCTTATTGGGGGAACGTCCAGAGGAAACATTCACCTCATGAGCTGCAGCACCGATGGCCTGACCCTGGTGGGTACCCTTTGCAGAGGACACTCTGCTCCTGTTCGCTCTTTCTGCTGGAACCTGACAGATGAGTCTCTGCTGACGGGCGGAGAGGATGCGCAGCTGCTGCTATGGAAACCCGGCGCTGCTGAAAGGGCCCTCGCAAAGAAGGCGTCTATGAAGATCGCGTCTTCTGTGCAGAAGAGAGTGAGAGTTCACAAGAGCTCCCTCAAAAGCAGGAAGAGGTAA
- the WDR89 gene encoding WD repeat-containing protein 89 isoform X1, which yields MVCGGFFLRFLTTLGTAFEMTAVEKIEEQLASLSIAKRSTLLEEPAYLLDIDVSKPAQSESSRFVAVSCSNKSIRVYNRETLSFLREYSNHPGILNGVRFAHTCDSTVFSACSDGTVKCWDIRLSTQKAVQVFHGYPSNVLISFDVNCSDTILCAGTEKVEKDTFLVFWDARGVANCASTSKEPLGVYSESHNDDITKICFHPVKPNLVVSGSTDGLVNVFDINKDNEDDALISTCNSDSSVSFIGWSGKDYEQVYCVTHDEGFCWWDIAQLDTEDPITLLHVVDVREAVHPENNSLHYLVGGLYHEKADKLFLIGGTSRGNIHLMSCSTDGLTLVGTLCRGHSAPVRSFCWNLTDESLLTGGEDAQLLLWKPGAAERALAKKASMKIASSVQKRVRVHKSSLKSRKR from the exons ATGGTTTGTGGAGGATTTTTCTTGAG GTTTCTGACAACATTAGGAACAGCATTTGAGATGACAGCAGTGGAGAAGATTGAGGAGCAGCTTGCTAGTCTAAGCATAGCAAAACGTTCTACGCTACTTGAGGAGCCTGCTTACTTGCTGGATATAGATGTTTCCAAACCAGCTCAATCTGAAAGCAGTCGCTTTGTGGCAGTTTCATGTTCCAATAAGTCAATTAGGGTCTATAACAGGGAAACATTAAGCTTCCTGCGGGAGTACAGTAACCATCCTGGGATACTTAATGGAGTCCGATTTGCACACACGTGTGACAGCACAGTGTTTTCAGCGTGCAGTGATGGTACAGTGAAGTGTTGGGATATTCGTTTATCAACTCAGAAAGCTGTGCAGGTATTCCATGGCTATCCTTCCAACGTTCTCATCAGTTTTGATGTCAACTGCAGTGATACCATACTTTGTGCTGGAACAGAAAAAGTCGAAAAGGACACATTTCTGGTGTTTTGGGATGCAAGAGGTGTTGCTAACTGCGCCAGCACAAGTAAAGAACCCTTGGGAGTCTACTCTGAAAGTCACAATGATGATATCACTAAAATTTGCTTTCATCCTGTCAAACCCAATTTGGTAGTTTCTGGGTCAACCGATGGGTTGGTTAATGTGTTTGACATTAACAAGGATAATGAAGATGATGCTTTGATATCAACTTGCAATTCAGATTCATCAGTAAGTTTTATTGGCTGGTCTGGGAAAGATTATGAACAGGTCTACTGCGTGACACATGATGAGGGATTTTGTTGGTGGGACATAGCTCAGCTAGATACTGAAGACCCAATAACACTATTGCATGTTGTAGATGTCAGAGAGGCAGTCCATCCTGAAAACAACAGCTTACATTACCTGGTAGGTGGCTTGTACCACGAAAAGGCAGACAAACTCTTCCTTATTGGGGGAACGTCCAGAGGAAACATTCACCTCATGAGCTGCAGCACCGATGGCCTGACCCTGGTGGGTACCCTTTGCAGAGGACACTCTGCTCCTGTTCGCTCTTTCTGCTGGAACCTGACAGATGAGTCTCTGCTGACGGGCGGAGAGGATGCGCAGCTGCTGCTATGGAAACCCGGCGCTGCTGAAAGGGCCCTCGCAAAGAAGGCGTCTATGAAGATCGCGTCTTCTGTGCAGAAGAGAGTGAGAGTTCACAAGAGCTCCCTCAAAAGCAGGAAGAGGTAA